One Streptomyces sp. NBC_01237 genomic region harbors:
- a CDS encoding GNAT family N-acetyltransferase, which translates to MDVRVEIIREAREELVEAFSRLLPQLSSTAKPLDYDAISRMVTCDASSVLVARTPEAIIGSLTLVLLPVPSGLRARIEDVVVDVGARGKGVAALLTEEALRIAREAGARTVDLTSRPDRAAANRLYERLGFAVRESTVYRFPIDK; encoded by the coding sequence ATGGATGTCCGCGTAGAGATCATTCGGGAAGCTCGTGAGGAGCTCGTCGAAGCCTTCAGCCGGCTGCTGCCGCAGCTGTCGTCGACGGCCAAGCCCCTCGACTATGACGCAATCAGCCGTATGGTGACGTGCGACGCCAGCAGCGTGCTTGTCGCCCGGACGCCGGAGGCGATCATCGGCTCCCTGACCCTGGTGCTACTGCCTGTGCCGTCTGGATTGCGGGCCCGTATCGAAGACGTGGTTGTCGACGTTGGAGCACGAGGCAAGGGGGTCGCGGCCCTTCTTACCGAGGAAGCTTTGCGTATCGCTCGGGAGGCCGGTGCTCGCACGGTGGATCTTACTTCTCGGCCGGATCGCGCCGCGGCGAACCGGCTTTATGAACGACTCGGCTTTGCGGTTCGGGAGTCGACGGTCTATCGCTTCCCCATCGACAAGTGA
- a CDS encoding beta-propeller fold lactonase family protein: MKFSRMRRTWPIRLISRPLIAVACSAALAVTGLAVVDAPAAWAAGPNVAYTANAGSNNVSVIDVATNSVTATIPVGSTPQGVTENAAGTRVYVTNNGAGTVSVIDTSTNTVTATISGFSRPAGIAVSPDGTRVYVVNVTSQTVSVIDTSTNTITGTAIPVGTAPFRITASPDGSRVYVANQGVSPANGTISVISTATATVVDTITVGRGPLVLKSNPAGTLLYVANQVGNTVSVINTPANTIAATITVGSLPQGVAVSPDGSEVYVTNQTSNNVSVINAATNTVAATIAVGTGPVAAAFNANGSYAYVTNYNAGTVSVIDTNTRTSVATVTVGTRPYDIAPDPVPLPAPVVTAISPTSGPTTGSTVVTVTGTNFTGATAVTFGGTPGTGLTCTATSCTVTSPAHAAGTVDVQVTTPGGTSATSAADQFTYVAAAADIDVDVTAQPHLGILVPYLTYTLTARDLGPGAATSATVTASLPPGASATNLSTGCTTATGTVTCTYGPIANGTAVNKTFRIPLNLLSLGHVTVTGVRTASAPADPNAANDSASATCTVISIVLATCP; this comes from the coding sequence GTGAAGTTCTCCCGTATGCGAAGAACCTGGCCTATACGCCTGATATCCCGACCGCTGATCGCCGTGGCCTGTTCCGCCGCACTGGCTGTGACCGGGCTGGCGGTGGTGGACGCTCCGGCGGCCTGGGCCGCGGGTCCCAATGTGGCCTACACCGCCAATGCGGGGTCCAACAACGTCTCCGTGATCGACGTGGCCACCAACTCGGTGACCGCGACGATCCCGGTGGGCAGCACTCCGCAGGGGGTGACGGAGAACGCGGCCGGGACCCGGGTCTACGTCACCAACAACGGCGCCGGCACCGTCTCGGTGATCGACACCTCCACCAACACGGTGACCGCCACGATCAGCGGGTTCTCCCGACCGGCGGGCATCGCGGTCAGTCCGGACGGCACGCGGGTGTACGTGGTCAACGTCACCAGTCAGACCGTCTCGGTGATCGACACCTCCACCAACACGATCACCGGCACGGCGATCCCCGTGGGCACCGCACCGTTCCGGATCACGGCCAGCCCCGACGGCTCCCGCGTCTACGTCGCCAACCAGGGCGTCAGCCCAGCCAACGGCACCATCTCGGTGATCAGCACCGCGACCGCCACCGTGGTCGACACCATCACGGTCGGCCGCGGCCCCCTGGTCCTGAAGAGCAACCCGGCCGGGACTCTGCTGTACGTGGCGAACCAGGTCGGCAACACGGTCTCGGTGATCAACACCCCGGCCAACACCATCGCCGCGACGATCACGGTCGGCTCCCTTCCCCAGGGCGTCGCGGTCTCCCCGGACGGCAGCGAGGTCTACGTCACCAACCAGACCAGCAACAACGTCTCGGTGATCAATGCCGCGACCAACACCGTCGCCGCGACCATCGCGGTCGGCACCGGCCCGGTCGCCGCCGCGTTCAACGCCAACGGGTCCTACGCCTATGTGACCAACTACAACGCCGGAACCGTGTCGGTCATCGACACCAATACCCGGACGAGCGTCGCCACCGTCACCGTCGGCACCCGCCCCTACGACATCGCCCCGGACCCGGTGCCGCTGCCCGCTCCCGTCGTGACCGCGATCAGTCCCACCTCCGGCCCGACCACCGGCTCCACCGTCGTGACGGTGACCGGCACCAACTTCACCGGCGCGACCGCCGTCACCTTCGGCGGCACCCCCGGCACCGGCCTGACCTGCACCGCGACCTCCTGCACCGTCACCTCCCCCGCCCACGCCGCAGGGACCGTCGACGTCCAGGTCACCACCCCCGGCGGCACCAGCGCGACCTCCGCCGCCGACCAGTTCACCTACGTGGCCGCCGCCGCTGACATCGACGTGGACGTCACCGCACAGCCGCACCTGGGCATCCTGGTGCCCTACCTCACCTACACCCTGACCGCCCGCGACCTGGGACCCGGCGCAGCCACCTCGGCCACCGTGACCGCCAGCCTGCCGCCCGGCGCGAGCGCCACGAACCTCTCCACCGGGTGCACCACCGCCACCGGCACCGTTACCTGCACCTACGGGCCGATCGCCAACGGCACCGCGGTGAACAAGACGTTCCGTATCCCCCTGAACCTGCTGTCCCTGGGCCATGTGACGGTCACCGGCGTACGCACGGCCTCCGCACCCGCCGACCCCAACGCCGCCAACGACAGCGCGTCCGCGACCTGCACCGTCATCTCCATCGTCCTGGCCACCTGCCCCTGA
- a CDS encoding NF041680 family putative transposase, which yields MMEFRSELYACMVSRSDALFELCDALLCSDGPVRTLVDLALAPEHRRGHGALYSGLNRGRIDVARLRRALAWVPLPRAGDGRLVLAVDVSPWLRPDADTCSDRSFCHTFGRGLGKHQMVPGWPYSIVAALETGRTSWTALLDAIRLEPGADLAAVTADQVREVIERLVEAGQRRQSDPDVLVVLDAGYDAPRIAHLLVDLPVEVLGRLRSDRVMRKSVPVPWICPPQGGRPPKHGGEFVFGRPETWGEVTAVTVTNTDRYGTATAQAWDRLHPRLTRRAAWLEHEGPLPIIEGTVIRLTVAKLPSGGVNKPVWLWWSGTGAGPADVDRCWQAFLRRFDVEHTFRLLKQTLGWTRPKLRDSAAADRWTWLVLAAHAQPRLARPLAQDLRRPWERPAEPNRLTPARVRRGFRNLRAKTGTPAGAPKPTRPGPGRPLGSKNRHPATRYDVGRVLATGESYTRPAHHQVGTKPRRSSEPSTAA from the coding sequence ATGATGGAGTTTCGATCGGAGCTGTACGCATGCATGGTCTCCAGAAGCGACGCACTGTTTGAGCTGTGCGATGCCCTGCTGTGCTCCGATGGGCCGGTCCGTACTCTCGTGGACCTGGCCCTCGCGCCTGAGCACCGGAGGGGCCACGGTGCCCTGTACTCCGGTCTGAACCGGGGCCGGATCGACGTTGCCCGGCTGCGGCGGGCCCTGGCTTGGGTGCCTTTGCCCAGGGCCGGGGACGGCCGCCTGGTGTTGGCGGTGGACGTGTCCCCGTGGCTGCGGCCGGACGCCGATACGTGCTCGGACCGCTCCTTCTGCCATACCTTCGGCCGCGGCCTGGGCAAGCATCAGATGGTTCCCGGCTGGCCGTACTCGATCGTCGCCGCCCTGGAGACCGGCCGTACCTCGTGGACCGCATTGCTGGACGCGATCCGACTGGAGCCCGGTGCGGACCTGGCCGCGGTCACCGCCGACCAGGTCCGAGAGGTCATCGAACGTCTCGTGGAAGCCGGCCAGCGGCGGCAGAGTGACCCGGATGTCCTGGTCGTCCTCGACGCCGGCTACGACGCACCCCGCATCGCCCACCTCTTGGTCGATCTTCCGGTCGAGGTGCTGGGTCGGCTCCGCTCGGACCGGGTGATGCGCAAGTCCGTCCCGGTGCCGTGGATCTGCCCGCCGCAAGGCGGCCGCCCGCCCAAGCACGGCGGCGAGTTCGTCTTCGGCCGACCCGAAACCTGGGGAGAGGTCACCGCGGTGACCGTCACCAACACCGACCGGTACGGGACCGCGACCGCGCAGGCATGGGATCGACTGCACCCCCGGCTGACCCGGAGGGCGGCGTGGCTCGAGCACGAGGGACCGTTGCCCATCATCGAGGGCACCGTGATCCGGTTGACGGTCGCGAAACTGCCCAGCGGCGGGGTGAACAAGCCCGTCTGGCTGTGGTGGTCGGGCACCGGCGCAGGCCCCGCCGACGTCGACCGGTGCTGGCAGGCGTTCCTCCGCCGCTTCGACGTGGAGCACACTTTCCGACTGCTCAAGCAGACTCTCGGCTGGACCCGACCGAAGCTGCGGGACTCAGCGGCGGCAGACCGTTGGACCTGGCTCGTCCTGGCCGCACATGCCCAGCCCCGTCTCGCCCGCCCACTCGCTCAGGATCTGCGTCGGCCATGGGAGCGGCCGGCGGAACCGAACAGGCTCACCCCGGCTCGGGTCCGGCGGGGGTTCAGGAACCTACGGGCGAAGACGGGCACGCCAGCCGGTGCACCGAAACCCACCAGGCCCGGCCCCGGCCGCCCGCTCGGCTCGAAGAACCGACACCCCGCCACCCGCTACGACGTCGGACGAGTCCTCGCCACCGGCGAGTCCTACACCCGACCCGCACACCACCAGGTCGGCACCAAACCTCGACGCAGCTCAGAACCGAGTACGGCAGCGTGA
- a CDS encoding contact-dependent growth inhibition system immunity protein, which yields MTLPLNRDRSLEELERTRWPAPSADGTRLVTTAHALRRRPIDELAVEDLRLLIGQGMGLPYLLPLALEVLRENPMAEGHMYEGDLLSAVLARNPSVWDEFPDLGRELRVITSKLTDLPPDLQQKIELFLAP from the coding sequence GTGACACTCCCCTTGAATCGTGACCGCTCGCTTGAAGAGCTTGAACGCACCCGCTGGCCAGCCCCATCTGCCGACGGCACCCGTCTTGTCACTACTGCCCACGCCTTGCGGCGTCGGCCGATCGATGAACTGGCCGTCGAGGACTTGCGCTTGTTGATAGGGCAGGGCATGGGCCTGCCCTACCTCCTGCCGCTGGCACTGGAGGTACTTCGGGAGAACCCAATGGCCGAGGGGCACATGTACGAGGGTGATCTACTGTCCGCAGTCCTCGCCAGGAATCCATCAGTCTGGGACGAGTTTCCCGACCTCGGCAGAGAGCTTCGCGTGATCACCTCGAAGTTGACTGACCTGCCCCCTGACCTGCAACAGAAGATTGAGCTCTTCCTGGCTCCATAG
- a CDS encoding DUF6233 domain-containing protein gives MSGGGISDLDKNRALEQWLEWQLRQVRARIRELEVKEQQEERARQRARAEQSWKIQPQRGGMPAMLHRGGCGLFKSELGFLDRQSAMIALAEPDIEACGICRPETGLVEG, from the coding sequence GTGTCCGGCGGTGGCATATCCGACCTGGACAAGAACCGGGCCTTGGAGCAGTGGCTGGAGTGGCAGCTGCGGCAGGTCCGCGCCCGGATCCGTGAGCTGGAGGTCAAGGAGCAGCAGGAGGAGCGGGCGCGGCAGCGGGCGCGGGCGGAGCAGTCGTGGAAGATCCAGCCGCAGCGCGGTGGGATGCCTGCGATGCTGCACCGCGGCGGGTGCGGCCTCTTCAAGTCCGAGCTGGGGTTCCTCGACCGACAGTCGGCGATGATCGCGTTGGCGGAGCCGGACATCGAGGCGTGCGGGATCTGCCGGCCGGAGACGGGTCTGGTGGAGGGGTAG